In Desulfovibrio sp. TomC, the sequence GCCACGGATTGGACCCGCCCGGCCGAGATGCCGCTTTTGACCTTCTGCCACAGGATGGGCGACACCTTGTAGCCGACCAACCGGTCGAGGATACGCCGCGCCTGTTGCGATAAAAAAAGCTTTTCGTTGATCTCGCGCGGATGGGAAATGGCTTCGCGCACAGCCTTGGCCGTGATCTCGTTAAACTGGATGCGGCATATAGGGACGTTCGCGTCCTTTAATATCTCGGCCACATGCCAGGCAATGGCTTCCCCTTCGCGGTCGGGGTCGGGTGCGAGATAGATCTTGGAGGCTGTGGCGGCTGCTTCCTTGAGCTTGGAAACAACTTTCTGCTTGCCTGGAATGATTTGATATTGCGGCGCGAAATCGTCTTTTTCATCTACCCCGAGTTTTTTGGAGGGCAGATCACGCACGTGACCAACCGAAGCTTCCACGGCATAGGCATTACCGAGGAACTTCTTGATGGTCTTTACCTTGGCCGGCGACTCGACGATGATAAGGTCCTTTCCCATGGCAGGCGTGCTATAGCCAGCCCCGGGGTACAAGGCAAGGGTTGCCGTTTGGCCCGCACCGGGATACTCCCCTACGAGGCTTTCCCATATGACTTTTTAATAATGATGAAATGCGGCCCACATCCTCGCCGCCTCGGAGCAATCTTTGGAAAACGTGCAGCGCTTCGGTCATGTGGTCATGCTCGGCCCCACCAATGCCGGCAAATCCACCCTGCTTAACCGCCTCATCGGCCAGAAAATTTCCATTGTCTCGCCCAAGCCGCAGACCACCCGCAACTCGATTAGCGGCATCATCACCCAGGGCGACATCCAGGCCGTGTTTCTCGATACCCCGGGCCTGCACCGCCAAAAGCGCGGCATCGCCCCGCTGCTCATGCGCTCGGCCTATGCCGCCCTGGCCCAGGCCGACGTGGTCATGCTCATGCTCGACGCGGCCCAGTATGCCCGGCGCATCGACGGGCTGGCCCCGGATCTCAAACCGGTCATCAAGGCCGTGGGCGACGGCCGGCTGCCGGTCCTGGTGGCCCTTAACAAAGTCGACGTGGTGCGCGAAAAGGCCCGGCTGCTGCCGGTGCTGGAGGCCATTGCCGAAGCCCTGCCCGCAGCCGAACTTTTTCCCATAAGCGCTCTGACCGGCGTTGGCGTGGACGAGTTGCTCAAGGCGCTCCTGTCGCACCTGCCCCAAGCGCCGCACCAGTACGACGCCGACGAAGTGTCCACCGCGCCCGTGCGCTTTCTGGCGGCCGAAGTCGTGCGCGAAAAACTCTTTTTGGCCCTGGGCGACGAACTGCCCTATTCCATGGCCGTGACCATCGAGGACTGGGACGAGAAATCCAAACCCGGGCTGGCCAAAATCCGCGCCGCCATCCATGTGGCCCGGGAAAGCCACAAGCCCATGGTCATCGGCAAGGGCGGCGAACGCTTGAAGGATGTGGGCCAAAAGGCCCGGGCCGACATCGAAGAAATGCTCGGCGTCAAAGTCTTTCTGGAACTCTGGGTCAAGGTGCGCCGGGACTGGGTCGACGACCCGTCCTTTCTCCGCGATCTCGGCCTTGGCCAGTAAGGCAAGAAGAAGGCCTCCGGCGGCCAAAGGGCAGTGCCCTTTGGAATCCCACCTGGGGTTCGTTTGATTTGACCGGGGCGCTGCCAAGTCGATAAACGAAAGTGAAGCGTGAAAAGACGTGGCTGCTTGCGGGGGTGATGGATTCGTGGATGAGAGAGCTTTCGAGCGACTGGCCTGGGTGAAAAAACGCATCGACGGGGCCTGCCGGGCGTGCGGCCGGGACCCGGCCGACGTCACGCTGGTTGCCGTATCGAAAAAACAGCCCCTGGCTGCCGTGGCCGAACTGGCCGGCTGCGGCCAGACGATTTTCGGAGAATCCTACATCCAGGAGGCCATGGCCAAAATCGAGGCCGCGCCGCCCGGGCTTTCCTGGCATTTCATCGGCCACCTGCAACGCAACAAGGCCAAGCTGGCCGTGGGCCTGTTTTCGCTCATCCACACCGTGGATAATCTGGAATTGGCTCGTATATTGCAAAAAAAAGCCGAGGCGTTAGACATCATCCAGGCCGTATGCATCCAGGTCAACGTCGCCGGCGAGGTCCAGAAGTCCGGCATCGATCCGGACGGACTGCCGGAACTGGCCGAGACCGTGG encodes:
- the era gene encoding GTPase Era, which encodes MENVQRFGHVVMLGPTNAGKSTLLNRLIGQKISIVSPKPQTTRNSISGIITQGDIQAVFLDTPGLHRQKRGIAPLLMRSAYAALAQADVVMLMLDAAQYARRIDGLAPDLKPVIKAVGDGRLPVLVALNKVDVVREKARLLPVLEAIAEALPAAELFPISALTGVGVDELLKALLSHLPQAPHQYDADEVSTAPVRFLAAEVVREKLFLALGDELPYSMAVTIEDWDEKSKPGLAKIRAAIHVARESHKPMVIGKGGERLKDVGQKARADIEEMLGVKVFLELWVKVRRDWVDDPSFLRDLGLGQ
- a CDS encoding YggS family pyridoxal phosphate-dependent enzyme, giving the protein MDERAFERLAWVKKRIDGACRACGRDPADVTLVAVSKKQPLAAVAELAGCGQTIFGESYIQEAMAKIEAAPPGLSWHFIGHLQRNKAKLAVGLFSLIHTVDNLELARILQKKAEALDIIQAVCIQVNVAGEVQKSGIDPDGLPELAETVAMAPNLSLEGLMVIPPVFDDPVRARPAFARLRGLREQLRARLTLPLPVLSMGMSGDMEAAVMEGATHVRVGTDLFGPRH